A window of Thermodesulfovibrio thiophilus DSM 17215 genomic DNA:
AATGAGAATTATTTTTTCGTCTTTAAGAATCTCATAAATCACTCTATAACTACCTGCTCTCAACTTATAAAACCCTACCATCTTACCACTTAATTCCTCAGGTTGAATGTTATCAATGTTTTCTTGAATCCACAT
This region includes:
- a CDS encoding type II toxin-antitoxin system RelE family toxin → MWIQENIDNIQPEELSGKMVGFYKLRAGSYRVIYEILKDEKIILIHAVGHRSKIYKKL